One Flavobacterium sp. 90 DNA segment encodes these proteins:
- a CDS encoding tRNA (cytidine(34)-2'-O)-methyltransferase, producing the protein MLNVVLIEPEIPNNTGNIGRLCVGTESRLHLIHPFGFVINDKNLKRSGLDYWVHLDVTEYQNIEEWIAQIPDQSRVFLMSSHAEKSYLETDFQDGDWLVFGKESVGLSKEVLARFENHLTIPMSKLIRSFNIANSVAFVVGEAKRQIGLKI; encoded by the coding sequence ATGCTAAACGTAGTTCTTATAGAACCTGAAATACCAAATAATACGGGAAATATTGGTCGATTATGTGTAGGTACAGAAAGTAGATTACACTTGATTCATCCTTTTGGATTTGTGATTAATGATAAAAACCTGAAACGTTCCGGATTGGATTATTGGGTACATCTTGACGTAACCGAATATCAAAATATTGAAGAATGGATTGCTCAGATTCCGGATCAATCACGTGTTTTCCTGATGAGTTCTCATGCAGAGAAATCTTATCTTGAAACTGATTTTCAAGACGGAGATTGGTTGGTTTTTGGTAAAGAAAGTGTTGGCTTAAGTAAAGAAGTTTTAGCGCGTTTTGAAAACCATTTAACCATTCCGATGTCAAAATTAATCAGAAGCTTTAATATCGCTAATTCTGTGGCTTTTGTAGTTGGTGAAGCAAAGAGACAAATTGGATTGAAAATCTAA
- a CDS encoding ABC transporter ATP-binding protein: MNTILKTSNLTIGYKSKKETVTIAQDLNLNLSSGKLISLIGANGIGKSTLLRTITGIQHPLRGNVFLNDKNISDYKPLDLAQNLSLVLTEKLPPSNLSVFELVALGRQPYTNWIGTLTQTDIEKVQEALELTQIEHLAQKRHFEISDGQLQKVLIARALAQDTPLIILDEPTTHLDLLHKVSLFKLLKKLTQETQKCILFSTHDIDLAIQLSDEMIIMTPEVVVQDEPCNLISNGSFATLFKDEHIVFDAEKGKFVIT, encoded by the coding sequence ATGAACACAATTCTAAAAACTTCAAATCTAACTATTGGCTACAAGTCCAAGAAAGAAACTGTGACTATTGCTCAGGATTTAAATTTGAATTTAAGTTCCGGGAAACTCATTTCTTTAATTGGAGCAAACGGAATTGGGAAATCGACTTTGCTGAGAACAATCACAGGAATTCAGCATCCGTTAAGGGGAAATGTTTTTCTAAACGATAAAAATATAAGTGATTATAAACCTTTAGATTTAGCTCAAAATTTGAGTTTGGTTTTAACCGAAAAATTGCCACCAAGTAATTTGTCTGTTTTTGAATTAGTGGCGCTCGGACGTCAGCCTTATACAAATTGGATTGGTACTTTGACCCAAACCGATATAGAAAAAGTTCAGGAAGCTTTAGAACTAACTCAAATCGAACATTTGGCACAAAAAAGACATTTCGAAATTAGCGACGGACAATTGCAAAAGGTTTTAATTGCAAGAGCTTTGGCACAGGATACTCCATTAATTATTTTGGATGAACCTACAACACATCTTGATTTATTACACAAAGTTTCGCTTTTTAAATTGCTGAAAAAGCTAACACAAGAAACTCAAAAATGTATTTTATTCTCGACACACGATATTGACTTGGCAATACAATTAAGTGATGAAATGATTATTATGACACCGGAAGTTGTTGTACAGGACGAACCTTGTAATTTAATTTCGAATGGAAGTTTTGCGACTTTATTCAAAGATGAACATATTGTTTTTGATGCCGAGAAAGGGAAGTTTGTAATTACTTAA
- a CDS encoding adenosylcobinamide-GDP ribazoletransferase yields the protein MKKELHIFFTCLMFYTRIPCPKNINHDPDYLNKATRYFPFIGWIVGSISFLTFYLFSLFLSTETAVILAIIASILTTGAFHEDGFADVCDGFGGGWTKEKILMIMKDSAIGAYGAIGLVLLFLLKFKLLSESILLFNSENSYLLIFLLFISAHALSRLAAISIIFTHEYSRDDASSKSKPIAKKHTWKEISGSFFFGLLPLFVFSYFQYKFLLAIIPVFIMRYFLARYFQKWIDGYTGDCLGATQQVCEVVYYLSILLVWKFI from the coding sequence ATGAAAAAAGAACTACATATCTTCTTTACTTGTTTAATGTTTTACACCAGAATTCCATGTCCAAAAAACATTAATCACGATCCTGATTATCTGAATAAAGCAACTCGATATTTTCCTTTCATTGGTTGGATTGTGGGAAGCATTTCTTTTTTGACATTTTATCTTTTTTCTCTTTTTTTGTCTACTGAAACTGCTGTAATTTTGGCTATTATTGCTTCGATATTGACAACCGGAGCTTTTCACGAAGACGGATTTGCTGATGTTTGCGATGGTTTTGGCGGAGGCTGGACCAAAGAAAAAATCCTAATGATTATGAAAGATAGCGCCATTGGTGCTTATGGAGCAATTGGCTTAGTTTTGCTTTTTTTATTGAAATTTAAATTGCTTTCAGAATCGATTTTGCTTTTCAACAGTGAGAACTCTTATCTTCTCATTTTTCTTTTATTTATTTCAGCTCACGCTTTGAGTCGTTTGGCAGCAATTTCTATTATTTTCACGCATGAGTATTCTCGTGATGATGCTTCAAGTAAAAGCAAACCTATTGCTAAAAAACATACTTGGAAAGAAATTTCAGGTTCCTTTTTCTTCGGATTACTCCCACTATTTGTTTTCTCTTATTTTCAATATAAATTTCTTTTGGCTATAATTCCGGTTTTTATAATGCGTTATTTTTTGGCGCGTTATTTCCAGAAATGGATTGACGGTTATACCGGAGATTGCCTTGGTGCAACGCAACAGGTTTGTGAAGTTGTTTATTATTTAAGTATTCTATTGGTATGGAAATTTATCTAG
- the cobU gene encoding bifunctional adenosylcobinamide kinase/adenosylcobinamide-phosphate guanylyltransferase gives MIYLITGGERSGKSSYAQNLALQLSNAPIYVATARKWDSDFQNRIDRHQQERDERWTNIEKEKHLSEIDFTGKVALIDCVTLWLTNFFIDHKNDVTLSLEDAKKEFLSIAAQENATLIIVTNEIGMGVHAETHIGRKFTELQGWMNQFLASNADEVVLMVSGIPVKIK, from the coding sequence ATGATTTACTTAATTACCGGAGGCGAAAGATCAGGAAAAAGCAGTTACGCTCAAAACTTAGCATTACAACTTTCAAACGCTCCAATATATGTGGCAACGGCCAGAAAATGGGATTCAGATTTTCAAAATCGAATCGACAGACATCAGCAAGAACGTGATGAACGCTGGACGAATATTGAGAAGGAAAAGCATTTAAGCGAAATTGATTTTACTGGAAAAGTTGCCTTGATTGATTGTGTAACACTTTGGCTGACGAACTTTTTTATCGACCATAAAAATGATGTCACTTTAAGTTTGGAAGACGCAAAAAAAGAATTTCTCTCGATCGCCGCTCAGGAAAATGCAACTTTGATTATTGTAACAAACGAAATTGGAATGGGCGTTCATGCCGAAACCCATATTGGCAGAAAATTTACAGAATTACAAGGTTGGATGAATCAGTTTCTTGCGTCAAATGCTGATGAAGTTGTGTTGATGGTTTCTGGAATTCCGGTTAAGATAAAGTAA
- a CDS encoding TonB-dependent receptor, producing the protein MTLKKRFAFCLLLLCQIISAQNDSITKLKEVVVSDANLKKYSNSQSVLKLNDSVINKNEALLTDLLNFNSTIYFKEYGRGMLSTVSFRGTTASQTAVIWNGININSQMNGSTDFNTISGSDYNSISIKAGGGSVLYGSGAVGGTVHLNNDLAFYNRFETNLKLDYGSFNTIGINFKTNISNKKWSAQIGFSKNSSTNDYKYINKHNWKGEQRWNQNGQYDVITMSANVGYKFDAKNSLKLYSQTSNTDRNTSLVSETETKTRYVNGFNRNLLEYDGDYGKFTTNLKAAYIFENYQYYPDNAVNFFTYGKTESFITKADLGYKISKSTQINGVLDYNRTKGYGTGFGDHVREISSAALLVKQDISTDWKNEFGIRKEFTDNYQSPLLFSLGSSYQFSKLYNLKLNLSRNFRIPTFNDLYWEQGGNPNLKPESSYQAEIGNVFTFKNISLTQTFYYMKIKDLLQWIPGSNGIWSPQNTDKVNSYGAETLLSWKKQFGKNIFAANATYAYTASKNDETKKQLFYTPLNKVTGSVSYSRNRISAYYQFMFNGFVYTTENNDPKDIINDYNVSNIGIDYDFKFLDTFKLGFQVLNLFNKEYESLEYRPQPGRNFNMYLTLKF; encoded by the coding sequence ATGACTTTAAAAAAACGTTTTGCTTTTTGTTTATTGTTGTTGTGCCAAATTATTTCGGCGCAGAACGACTCTATTACCAAACTGAAAGAAGTTGTAGTTTCTGACGCAAATCTTAAAAAATACTCCAATTCACAATCCGTTTTAAAACTCAATGATTCTGTCATTAATAAAAATGAGGCTTTATTGACGGATCTTTTAAACTTTAATTCCACTATTTATTTTAAAGAATATGGGCGTGGAATGCTCTCAACAGTTTCTTTTAGAGGAACTACGGCATCACAAACGGCGGTAATCTGGAACGGAATTAATATCAATTCTCAAATGAACGGAAGTACTGATTTTAATACTATTTCCGGCTCTGATTATAATTCGATAAGTATAAAAGCCGGCGGAGGAAGTGTCCTTTACGGAAGTGGAGCCGTTGGAGGAACCGTACATTTAAACAACGATTTGGCATTTTATAATCGGTTTGAGACTAATTTAAAACTTGATTACGGAAGTTTCAATACTATTGGAATCAATTTTAAAACCAATATTTCGAATAAAAAATGGAGCGCACAAATTGGCTTTTCTAAAAATAGTTCGACAAATGATTACAAATACATCAATAAACACAACTGGAAAGGCGAACAACGCTGGAACCAAAATGGTCAATATGATGTAATAACTATGAGCGCGAATGTTGGTTACAAATTTGACGCAAAAAATAGTTTGAAATTATACTCTCAAACTTCAAATACCGACAGAAACACTTCCTTAGTATCTGAAACGGAAACTAAAACCAGATATGTAAATGGTTTTAACCGAAACTTATTAGAATATGACGGTGATTATGGCAAATTTACCACTAATCTGAAAGCGGCATATATTTTCGAAAACTATCAATATTATCCAGATAATGCGGTTAATTTTTTCACTTACGGAAAAACAGAAAGCTTTATCACGAAAGCAGATTTAGGTTATAAAATTTCGAAATCAACACAAATAAACGGAGTTCTGGATTACAACAGAACTAAAGGTTACGGAACTGGTTTTGGAGATCACGTTAGAGAAATTAGTTCGGCTGCTTTATTGGTAAAACAAGATATTTCGACGGATTGGAAAAATGAATTCGGAATCAGAAAAGAGTTTACAGACAATTATCAATCTCCTCTTCTATTCTCTTTAGGATCTTCGTATCAATTTAGCAAATTGTATAATTTGAAATTGAATTTATCACGAAATTTTAGAATCCCAACTTTTAATGATTTGTACTGGGAACAAGGAGGAAATCCGAATTTGAAACCTGAAAGTTCTTATCAGGCAGAAATTGGAAATGTTTTCACTTTCAAAAATATATCATTGACTCAAACCTTTTATTACATGAAAATAAAAGATTTATTGCAATGGATTCCGGGAAGCAACGGCATTTGGTCTCCACAAAATACAGATAAAGTAAATAGTTATGGTGCTGAAACATTATTAAGCTGGAAAAAACAATTTGGTAAAAATATCTTCGCTGCAAATGCAACTTATGCTTACACGGCTTCAAAAAATGATGAAACCAAAAAACAGCTTTTCTATACTCCGTTAAATAAAGTAACTGGATCTGTTTCTTATTCCAGAAATAGAATTTCAGCTTATTATCAATTTATGTTTAATGGTTTTGTTTATACAACAGAAAACAATGACCCGAAGGATATAATAAATGATTATAATGTTTCGAATATCGGAATTGACTATGATTTTAAATTTCTGGACACTTTCAAACTTGGTTTTCAAGTATTAAATCTTTTCAATAAAGAATATGAAAGTTTGGAATACAGACCTCAGCCAGGTCGCAATTTTAATATGTACCTAACCCTAAAATTTTAA
- a CDS encoding integrase core domain-containing protein, which translates to MRNNSQDSTLERNYLEKYRFLIKEYEQVKNKTHPLYKKAMDFYAANNTCRKSFLKYYNRFKQSGKSIDLLPQKRGPKYKTRRPLPFIEQKVIALREKGNNKYEIVSILRPKLGKHTPSYSGVYNILKRNKINRLTPKIKKNHQKIIKERMGQLGHIDCHYLSKSIIKGENKNRYLVCVIDDYSRIAWAELVSDITSLTVMFAALKCLNILSDHYEIKFEEILSDNGAEFGPKTSKVKNNHPFERMLMELGIVHRYTKPYRPQTNGKVERFWRTLEDDLLRDTDFDSHEELKEELLQYLYYYNHERPHQGIDGKKPIEMINPLPK; encoded by the coding sequence ATGAGAAATAATAGTCAGGATTCCACTTTAGAGCGGAACTACTTAGAGAAGTATCGTTTTCTAATAAAAGAATATGAACAGGTAAAAAATAAAACTCATCCTTTGTATAAAAAAGCAATGGATTTTTATGCAGCAAATAATACTTGCCGAAAGAGTTTTTTAAAGTATTATAATCGCTTTAAACAAAGTGGGAAATCTATTGATTTATTGCCCCAAAAAAGAGGTCCCAAATATAAAACAAGACGTCCTTTGCCTTTTATAGAGCAAAAAGTAATTGCATTACGAGAAAAAGGAAACAACAAATATGAAATTGTTAGTATCTTAAGGCCCAAATTAGGGAAGCATACACCATCATATTCAGGAGTTTATAATATTTTAAAACGCAATAAAATAAATAGATTAACTCCGAAGATTAAAAAGAATCATCAAAAAATAATCAAGGAAAGAATGGGACAACTTGGTCATATTGATTGTCATTATTTGAGCAAAAGTATAATTAAAGGGGAAAATAAAAATCGCTATTTAGTTTGTGTAATAGATGATTACAGTCGAATTGCCTGGGCTGAATTAGTTTCTGATATTACCAGTTTAACAGTTATGTTTGCGGCATTGAAATGTTTAAACATCCTAAGTGATCATTATGAAATAAAATTTGAAGAGATATTATCTGATAATGGAGCTGAATTTGGACCTAAAACAAGCAAAGTGAAAAATAATCACCCTTTTGAGAGGATGTTAATGGAATTAGGTATTGTTCATAGGTACACAAAACCCTACAGACCACAAACTAATGGTAAAGTTGAACGCTTTTGGAGAACTCTTGAAGATGATTTATTGAGAGACACAGATTTTGATTCTCATGAAGAATTAAAAGAAGAATTATTGCAATACTTATATTATTATAATCATGAAAGACCACATCAAGGTATTGATGGAAAAAAACCAATCGAAATGATAAATCCGTTACCGAAATAA
- the cobT gene encoding nicotinate-nucleotide--dimethylbenzimidazole phosphoribosyltransferase: MSYLDDILKSRRDTRHFTTDEVPDEVIEKALQAGHWAPSVGLTDATRYYIIKSAEVKNAVKNLFLDYNKKAEELTDNPEQKEHYKSLKLEAIEEAPIGLIIAYDRSVLNQFTIGTVGSNEAVKFSSVCAAQNIWLSLTEQGYGMGWVSILNYYQFKKILDLPDNIEPLGYFCIGKPATNYDNQPMLQQLHWKQKSEAPDCKEIKSIIQNPVLDFEAKVQIPAESKNDFSKLLQDKIDSKTKPIGALGTLETLAFQMATVFETLNPKITNPNIVVFAADHGIANHGVSAYPQDVTRQMVGNFLEGGAAINVFCNQNNIQLSIVDAGVNYDFPTNANLISAKIAKGTQSFLHIPAMSETELQLCFEKGKSIVDNIAKTGSNCIGFGEMGIGNTSTASVLMSLLTGFSIEECVGKGTGVEDKKLLQKQDLLKKAIENYSGQAELKQQLAYFGGFEIIQMASGMLTAFENKMLTLVDGFICSVAFLIASKINPDIHKNAIFCHCSAEKAHQKLLNYLNAKPILNLDLRLGEGTGCAVAFPILKSAEAFLNEMASFESAGVSRK; the protein is encoded by the coding sequence ATGAGCTATTTAGACGATATCTTAAAATCCCGACGCGATACCCGACATTTCACGACGGATGAAGTTCCTGATGAAGTAATCGAGAAGGCTTTACAAGCCGGACATTGGGCGCCTTCGGTTGGGTTAACGGATGCTACAAGATATTATATTATAAAATCTGCCGAGGTTAAAAATGCTGTAAAAAATCTATTTTTAGACTACAATAAAAAAGCAGAAGAACTTACTGATAATCCGGAACAAAAAGAACATTATAAATCGTTGAAACTTGAGGCAATCGAAGAAGCTCCAATTGGACTTATCATTGCTTATGATCGATCTGTTTTAAATCAGTTTACAATTGGAACCGTTGGAAGTAACGAAGCGGTTAAATTTAGTTCGGTTTGTGCGGCACAAAATATTTGGCTTTCGCTTACAGAGCAAGGTTACGGAATGGGTTGGGTTTCGATTTTGAATTACTATCAGTTTAAAAAGATTCTGGATTTACCTGATAATATTGAGCCTTTAGGTTATTTCTGTATTGGAAAACCTGCAACAAATTACGATAATCAACCGATGTTGCAACAATTACATTGGAAACAAAAATCTGAAGCTCCGGATTGTAAAGAAATTAAAAGCATCATTCAGAATCCTGTTTTAGATTTTGAAGCAAAAGTTCAAATTCCCGCTGAAAGTAAAAATGATTTTAGCAAACTTTTACAAGACAAAATAGATTCTAAAACAAAGCCTATTGGCGCTTTGGGAACTCTGGAAACGTTAGCTTTTCAGATGGCAACGGTTTTTGAAACTTTAAACCCAAAAATAACAAATCCAAATATTGTCGTTTTTGCCGCTGATCATGGTATTGCAAATCATGGCGTGAGTGCATATCCGCAAGATGTCACGCGGCAAATGGTTGGTAATTTCTTAGAAGGTGGAGCCGCAATAAATGTGTTTTGCAATCAAAATAACATTCAATTATCAATTGTAGATGCCGGTGTTAATTATGATTTCCCAACAAATGCCAATTTGATTTCTGCTAAAATTGCAAAAGGAACTCAATCCTTTTTGCATATTCCCGCAATGAGTGAAACCGAATTACAATTGTGCTTCGAAAAAGGAAAATCAATCGTTGATAACATTGCCAAAACAGGTTCTAACTGCATTGGTTTTGGTGAAATGGGAATTGGAAATACTTCTACAGCTTCTGTTTTAATGAGTCTGCTAACTGGTTTTTCTATCGAAGAATGCGTTGGAAAAGGAACTGGCGTTGAAGACAAGAAATTACTTCAGAAACAAGATTTACTGAAAAAAGCTATTGAAAATTATTCCGGTCAAGCCGAATTAAAACAACAACTTGCCTATTTTGGCGGTTTTGAAATCATTCAAATGGCAAGCGGAATGTTAACAGCTTTTGAAAACAAAATGCTTACTTTGGTAGACGGCTTTATTTGCAGCGTTGCTTTTTTAATTGCTTCAAAAATAAATCCTGATATACATAAAAATGCCATTTTTTGTCATTGCTCTGCTGAAAAAGCACATCAAAAACTATTAAATTATTTAAATGCAAAACCTATTCTAAACCTCGATTTGCGTCTTGGCGAAGGAACAGGTTGTGCTGTTGCTTTCCCAATTTTAAAATCGGCTGAAGCTTTTTTGAACGAAATGGCGAGTTTTGAAAGTGCTGGAGTTAGTAGGAAGTAA
- a CDS encoding ABC transporter substrate-binding protein: protein MRHLLPKFIFILPFFLLVACKKNETTEITKPEIAKNSIEYASGLSIVKHDGYSVVTVSDPWPDANTKFTYVLKEKDAKVPDSLQKYTTIKIPLESIVVTSTTSIPFLEMLEVENKLVAFPHTDYISSEKTRALIDKGSVKNVGENEKLNIEQLIELSPDLIVTFGVDNNNPTLDNLKKSGLNVFVQADWMEQSPLGKAEWIKLYGALFGKEDQAKELFDKIVLSYDQAKKLVADKPATSTVLYGSMYQDIWYVAKGNSWVAQFMKDAHANYLWADLKGTGSEGLSFEKILVKAKNANFWIASGSFKSLEEFGKTNPHYSQFDAFKNKNVYTFEGKVGATGGTVYYELAPSRPDLVLKDYIKIFHPDLLPSYEFTFASKLN, encoded by the coding sequence ATGAGACATTTACTACCTAAATTTATTTTTATTTTACCTTTTTTTCTTCTTGTAGCATGTAAAAAAAATGAAACAACGGAGATTACAAAACCTGAAATTGCAAAAAATAGTATCGAATATGCTTCCGGACTTTCTATTGTAAAGCATGATGGATACTCGGTTGTAACGGTTTCTGATCCGTGGCCAGATGCCAATACAAAATTCACTTATGTGTTAAAAGAGAAAGACGCAAAAGTTCCGGATAGCTTACAAAAATATACTACAATTAAAATTCCTTTAGAATCAATTGTCGTGACATCAACTACAAGCATTCCATTTCTTGAAATGTTGGAAGTCGAAAATAAACTGGTTGCATTTCCTCATACGGATTATATTTCTTCAGAAAAAACAAGAGCATTAATTGACAAAGGTTCTGTTAAGAATGTAGGCGAAAATGAGAAATTAAATATCGAGCAATTAATAGAATTATCTCCGGATCTGATTGTAACTTTTGGAGTAGATAATAATAATCCAACATTGGATAATTTAAAGAAAAGCGGACTTAATGTTTTTGTTCAAGCCGATTGGATGGAGCAATCTCCGCTGGGAAAAGCAGAATGGATTAAACTTTACGGAGCTTTGTTTGGTAAAGAAGATCAAGCTAAAGAATTGTTTGATAAAATTGTTTTAAGTTACGATCAGGCAAAGAAATTAGTAGCTGATAAACCTGCGACATCTACTGTCTTATACGGTTCTATGTATCAGGATATTTGGTATGTAGCCAAAGGGAATAGTTGGGTAGCTCAGTTTATGAAAGATGCTCATGCTAATTATTTATGGGCAGATTTAAAAGGAACCGGAAGCGAAGGTTTGTCTTTTGAAAAGATATTGGTAAAAGCAAAAAATGCTAACTTTTGGATTGCTTCAGGATCGTTTAAAAGCTTAGAAGAATTTGGAAAAACGAATCCGCATTACAGTCAGTTTGATGCTTTTAAAAATAAAAACGTTTATACTTTTGAAGGAAAAGTTGGAGCAACCGGCGGAACCGTTTACTATGAATTAGCACCAAGTCGCCCGGATTTAGTTTTAAAAGATTATATCAAGATATTTCATCCTGATTTATTGCCAAGTTATGAGTTTACTTTTGCATCTAAATTAAACTAA
- a CDS encoding DUF5522 domain-containing protein, giving the protein MNTTKTKVCSSCDSSFSCGDTSTENKCWCNDFPPIFNLSEGGDCLCPKCFKEACEDKIDAYVETMTPQKALKNKAISLPKQEKLIEGIDYYIENGNYVFKPWFHLKRGTCCGNDCRHCPY; this is encoded by the coding sequence ATGAATACCACAAAAACAAAAGTTTGCTCGAGTTGTGATTCTTCTTTTAGTTGTGGAGATACATCGACCGAAAACAAGTGTTGGTGTAATGACTTTCCTCCTATTTTCAATCTTTCAGAAGGAGGAGATTGCCTTTGTCCTAAATGCTTTAAAGAAGCTTGCGAAGACAAAATTGATGCGTATGTAGAAACAATGACTCCCCAGAAAGCCCTTAAAAATAAAGCGATATCTTTACCCAAACAAGAAAAACTAATCGAGGGAATTGACTATTATATCGAAAATGGCAATTACGTTTTTAAACCCTGGTTTCACTTAAAAAGAGGAACTTGTTGCGGAAACGATTGTCGTCATTGCCCTTATTGA
- a CDS encoding iron ABC transporter permease produces MFFLDISLGSVTIPFKEVYTSLTGGEASKSTWEYIIINYRLPKAITAVLVGVGLSISGLLMQTLFRNPLAGPDVLGLSSGAILAVAIVILGAGLLPAFLNSILLSPYGIVLASTLGSVAVLMLVLLVAQRLRNTMAILIVGLMFGSFTSAIVGVLTYFSSAEQLQKFTFWSLGSLGNLSWTSISILAICVGFGLLLSASSIKPLNALLLGENYAKSMGLNYKKARLTIIFATSILAGSITAFAGPIAFIGLAVPHIAKLTFQTSNHAVLYWSTFFYGGIIMLFCDIASQLPGLETTLPINAITSIIGAPVVVYLLMRKRNFQ; encoded by the coding sequence ATGTTTTTTCTGGACATTAGTCTGGGGTCGGTTACGATTCCGTTCAAGGAAGTTTATACCAGTTTAACAGGAGGCGAGGCAAGTAAATCGACCTGGGAATATATAATAATTAATTATCGTTTGCCCAAAGCTATTACAGCTGTTTTGGTTGGCGTTGGATTGTCTATAAGCGGTTTGCTGATGCAGACTTTATTTCGAAATCCTCTTGCAGGTCCAGATGTTTTAGGATTGAGTTCGGGAGCAATTTTGGCAGTAGCAATTGTAATTTTGGGAGCAGGTTTATTGCCAGCATTTCTAAATTCAATTTTGTTATCTCCATACGGAATTGTATTGGCATCAACCTTAGGTAGTGTTGCTGTTTTAATGTTAGTATTATTAGTAGCACAGCGTTTACGAAATACAATGGCAATTTTGATTGTAGGACTTATGTTTGGTAGTTTTACAAGTGCCATTGTTGGAGTTTTAACCTATTTTAGTTCCGCTGAACAATTACAGAAATTCACCTTTTGGTCGTTAGGAAGTTTAGGAAATCTATCTTGGACTTCTATTTCTATTTTGGCAATTTGTGTTGGTTTTGGTTTGCTTTTGAGTGCCAGTAGTATAAAACCATTAAATGCATTGCTTTTAGGTGAGAATTACGCGAAAAGTATGGGTTTAAATTATAAGAAAGCCCGACTTACGATCATTTTTGCAACAAGTATTCTGGCAGGAAGTATTACTGCTTTTGCCGGACCAATCGCTTTTATAGGTTTAGCAGTTCCGCATATCGCAAAGCTGACTTTTCAAACCAGTAATCATGCAGTTTTATATTGGAGTACTTTTTTTTACGGAGGTATAATTATGTTGTTTTGTGATATCGCATCGCAATTACCGGGATTAGAAACCACATTGCCAATCAACGCAATCACGTCTATAATTGGAGCGCCAGTTGTAGTTTATTTGCTAATGCGAAAAAGAAATTTTCAGTAA
- the cobC gene encoding alpha-ribazole phosphatase — protein sequence MEIYLVRHTETVCEKGICYGQSDVDLAEPFDLVFENILSQLPSEAVIFSSPLKRCVILAEYIGRNIKTISFEKENRLMEMNFGDWELKNWNNIPQEELNPWMEDFVTIKVSNGESFVELHQRVEGFLADLVSKEITIPIILVAHAGVIRSILCHQTSLPLKDAFNNKVDFGEVIKIVL from the coding sequence ATGGAAATTTATCTAGTTCGTCACACTGAAACCGTTTGTGAAAAAGGTATTTGCTACGGACAATCTGATGTTGATCTGGCAGAACCTTTTGACTTAGTTTTCGAAAATATTCTTTCGCAATTACCTTCAGAAGCTGTTATTTTTTCAAGTCCTTTGAAACGTTGTGTTATTCTGGCTGAATATATCGGGAGAAACATCAAAACCATTTCTTTTGAAAAAGAAAACCGCTTAATGGAAATGAATTTTGGCGATTGGGAATTGAAAAACTGGAATAATATTCCACAAGAAGAACTTAATCCCTGGATGGAAGATTTTGTCACTATTAAGGTTTCAAACGGAGAATCTTTTGTTGAATTACATCAGAGAGTTGAAGGTTTTTTAGCTGATTTGGTTTCAAAAGAAATAACAATTCCTATTATACTTGTAGCACATGCCGGCGTTATAAGAAGCATTTTATGTCATCAAACTTCTTTACCTCTAAAAGATGCTTTTAATAATAAAGTAGACTTTGGCGAAGTAATAAAAATAGTACTTTAA